From the Halobacterium zhouii genome, the window GCACACGGAGCCGAGTCGCCAACCGACCGATTCTTGACCGGTGGGCGGCTACGCTGACCCAATGGACGAGCCGCTGTGGACCGACTCGCACGCACCGGCGCTCGCGGACCTCCCGCAGGCCGACGTGCGCGAACGCCTCCAGGACGCCGTCGACGAACCCGTGAACCTCGTGTTGCACGGGCCAGAGGGCGCGGGGAAGACGGCGGCGGTGCGGGCGCTCGCCGAGGCGGCCCACGAGGACCCGGAGAACGACCTCGTGGAGTTGAACGTCAAGGACTTCTTCGGGATGACGAAAAAGGAGATCAGCGAGGACCCCCGGTTCGCGTCGTTCATCGACTCGAAGCGCCGCCGGAACTCCTCGAAGGCCGACCTCGTCAACCACGTGCTCAAGGAGACCGCGAGCTACCCGCCGGTGTCCGGGAGCTACAACACCATCCTGCTGGACAACGCGGAGGCCATCCGCGAGGACTTCCAGCAGGCGCTGCGCCGCGTGATGGAGCGCCACCACGAGGCCACGCAGTTCATCATCGCCACCCGGCAACCCACGAAACTCATCCCGCCGATTCGCTCGCGCTGTTTCCCGGTTCCTGTTCCCGCGCCCGACGACGACGCCGTCATCGACGTGCTCCGCAACATCGTCGAGGCGGAGGGCGTCGAGCACGACGACGAGGGCTTGGAGTTCGTCG encodes:
- a CDS encoding AAA family ATPase; its protein translation is MDEPLWTDSHAPALADLPQADVRERLQDAVDEPVNLVLHGPEGAGKTAAVRALAEAAHEDPENDLVELNVKDFFGMTKKEISEDPRFASFIDSKRRRNSSKADLVNHVLKETASYPPVSGSYNTILLDNAEAIREDFQQALRRVMERHHEATQFIIATRQPTKLIPPIRSRCFPVPVPAPDDDAVIDVLRNIVEAEGVEHDDEGLEFVAGFAEGNLRKAILGAQTTAEQEGEVTMSAAYEALQEVRSKDEIESMLDDAEAGEFTDARKTLDDLLVDEGMDGEEVLREILRVGRARYSGDDLARLHQLVGDVEFDVTQGNSDRIQVGRLLAELGR